The sequence CCACCGTCCACACCACGAAGACGATCCCCAGCGACACCCACAGCGCCCGGGCGCCGGTGAATGCCCTGATGAGCGGACTGTCCGGCCGTTCGGGATCGGTGTCGGAGGCCGTCTGCGTGTCGTCGTCGAGACGATCGACGTAACGGGCGGCCAGCACCGCGGCGACGAACGCCACCGGCAGGATGAAGAGGGACTTCTCGAAGAAGGCCAGCGCGACCACGAAAACCACCGTCGACCGGATCACGATCATCCGGGCGTCCGGTCGACGGCCACGCGCCCTGGTCAGCAACACGGCATCCGCGACGATCCAGGCCATCGCCGCCTGCATCGGCAACGTGTTGAGCGCCGCCGCCCACCAGGCGAACGCCGGAACCGTCATCGGGCTGAACAGATAGAAGGTCAGCGCGGCGAGCGCCGCCAACCCGACTCGTGGTCCGGCGATCACCCGAATCATCCGCCAGACCGACAGCGAGGCGAGAGCCTGCAGCACGATCATGCTGATCGCCGGTACCAGCCAGTTCACCGGAGCGATCACCGTCGACAGGCCCGCCACCAGGAACGCCGCAGGCATGAAATGTCCGTCGTGACTGTGTCCGAGGTAGTCCCAGCTGAGGATCGGCATCGTCGACGCCCGCCCGATGAGGACCAGGTCGTCCCAGTAGAAGTTGCCGGTGGCAGCAAGCCATCCACGGACGAGGAGCTGTATGAGTATCAACGCGATGGCAACCGACGACACTGTCCCCCTGCTCAGCATGGGCTCCAGTCTCACGGCCGGTGGGACCCGTGGCAAAATCGGTCGGGTGACTGACGCCAACACCCCCGACGACAAGGTCGGCGACGATACGGGCACCACCGGTTTCGACGTGGACGCCTACGACCTGTCCGCCGATGTCACGACATTGCCCGATGACATCGATCTGCTGCGCGGCGAGATCGACCGCATGGACGCGATGATCCTCGCTGCGGTCAAACGCCGCTCGGCGGTCTCGAAGAAGATCGGCGCCGCCCGGATGGCGTCGGGCGGCCCGCGCCTGGTGCACAGCCGCGAGGTGAAGGTCCTCGACCGGTTCGCCGAACTCGGACAGGAAGGCCACACCCTGGCGATGCTATTGCTGCGTCTGGGCCGCGGACCGCTCGGCCGCTGAGTCGTACAGCGACCCCGCGTCATCCGGCCGCACGCACGTCGCCGCGCCGTCGCGAGGCGGGCATCGACGGCATAGGGTGAAACCCATGAGCGACGTCTCCAGCAGCGATTTCGACAGCAGCGACCACGACGACATCACCGCGACCCAGTCCTGGCAGGCGCTCGCCGCGCATCAGCCACATGTGTACGCGATGCATCTGCGTGAGGTGTTCGCAGTGGACCCGGATCGCGGTCGGGAACTGACGGTCGACGTCGGCGATCTGCACATCGACTACTCGAAGCATCGCGTCCTCCGTGAGACCCTCGAACTGCTGGCGAGTCTCGCGCGCGAGGTCGGCCTGGAAGATCGTCGTGACGACATGTTCGCCGGTG is a genomic window of Gordonia sp. SID5947 containing:
- a CDS encoding chorismate mutase, with product MTDANTPDDKVGDDTGTTGFDVDAYDLSADVTTLPDDIDLLRGEIDRMDAMILAAVKRRSAVSKKIGAARMASGGPRLVHSREVKVLDRFAELGQEGHTLAMLLLRLGRGPLGR